One genomic region from uncultured Cohaesibacter sp. encodes:
- a CDS encoding sterol desaturase family protein has product MENSDLFSLFGLGESSLRLGVFLSVFVIMALAEWALPKRDRTMGQGRRWVTNWGIVILDSVVTRLVMPILPIGVAIYAADQGWGLLNWVSLPAWLSILIAFLILDFAIWLQHLLSHRIPIFWKLHKVHHVDRDIDVSTALRFHPIEILLSLIYKIVWVLVFGAPAIAVFLFEVVLNAAALFNHANVRLPEKVDRLLRLLVVTPDMHRVHHSNRPRETHSNFGFNLSIWDRMFRTYVAQPQDGHEGMTIGLDPYQDEKPNQFFWSLLLPFFRR; this is encoded by the coding sequence ATGGAAAATAGTGATCTCTTTTCCCTTTTTGGGCTTGGCGAAAGCAGCCTGCGCCTTGGGGTATTCCTGTCTGTCTTTGTTATCATGGCGCTGGCCGAATGGGCCCTGCCCAAGCGGGATCGCACCATGGGGCAGGGACGGCGCTGGGTGACCAACTGGGGGATTGTCATTCTCGATAGCGTGGTGACGCGCCTTGTCATGCCGATCCTGCCTATAGGTGTGGCCATCTATGCTGCCGATCAGGGGTGGGGGCTTTTGAACTGGGTTTCGCTACCCGCCTGGCTCTCCATTCTCATTGCCTTTCTTATTCTTGATTTTGCCATCTGGCTGCAGCATCTGCTATCGCACCGAATTCCGATATTCTGGAAACTGCACAAGGTGCATCATGTCGACCGGGATATCGATGTTTCGACAGCCTTGCGCTTTCATCCAATCGAGATTCTCTTGTCGCTCATCTACAAGATTGTCTGGGTTCTGGTGTTTGGCGCGCCGGCGATTGCCGTGTTCCTGTTTGAAGTGGTGCTCAATGCGGCGGCGCTGTTCAATCACGCCAATGTGCGCCTCCCTGAAAAAGTGGATCGGCTGTTGCGGCTGCTGGTGGTCACCCCGGATATGCATCGAGTGCATCATTCCAACCGGCCACGGGAAACCCACTCCAATTTCGGTTTCAATCTCTCCATATGGGATAGGATGTTCCGCACCTATGTGGCCCAGCCACAGGACGGGCATGAGGGCATGACCATCGGGCTCGACCCGTATCAGGACGAAAAGCCAAACCAGTTTTTCTGGTCGCTGCTCCTCCCCTTCTTCCGCCGCTAA
- a CDS encoding transporter substrate-binding domain-containing protein, protein MRMGLVVVKNGFLQGLRQGLALFWVSLFVFGLLLLAVTDGLAQTLAEEGQNEVIVEQPTDVETTRTPRSGEGDEPVASEDWAKADFYGFIDIHQRLRQPSDTVMDNGLRLLTAPDFPPFNYRNKSGAPVGYHVDLARAFCEQLNIGCTMKVVPFDAIPDLLASDQADAALAGLVRHPDLLGKISFSNVFLKRPGRFLHLKDDALPTDKEALQGKPVAVIGGSAHEAFLRAYFDGVNRVPVNDLHAARELLEEGKVVAIFGDAFQLLPIAAQRNGIFSFAGEPYYDDHFFGDGMAFAYKAGRTDIGNLLNFGLQKLAQSGRLAELYARHFAFDVYASY, encoded by the coding sequence ATGCGGATGGGTCTGGTTGTGGTCAAAAACGGGTTCTTGCAGGGGCTGCGTCAGGGCTTGGCACTCTTTTGGGTATCTCTATTTGTCTTCGGCTTGCTGCTTTTGGCTGTGACGGATGGTCTGGCTCAGACGCTCGCAGAAGAGGGCCAGAACGAAGTTATTGTCGAACAGCCAACGGATGTGGAAACAACCCGCACGCCACGGTCTGGCGAAGGCGATGAGCCCGTTGCAAGTGAAGACTGGGCCAAGGCTGATTTCTATGGCTTCATCGATATCCACCAGCGTCTGCGTCAACCCAGCGATACGGTGATGGACAATGGCTTGCGCCTTCTCACCGCTCCGGATTTTCCACCCTTCAACTACCGCAACAAATCGGGTGCTCCCGTGGGCTATCATGTGGATTTGGCACGCGCCTTCTGTGAGCAGCTCAACATTGGCTGCACCATGAAGGTGGTGCCGTTTGACGCCATCCCAGATCTGCTGGCAAGCGATCAGGCGGACGCAGCGCTTGCTGGTCTTGTGCGCCATCCGGATTTGCTGGGCAAGATCTCTTTCTCCAATGTGTTCCTGAAGCGCCCCGGCCGTTTTCTGCATCTCAAAGATGATGCGCTGCCGACGGATAAGGAAGCTCTGCAAGGAAAGCCGGTCGCCGTAATCGGTGGCTCTGCGCATGAGGCCTTTTTGCGTGCCTATTTCGACGGGGTCAATCGAGTGCCCGTCAACGATCTGCATGCAGCGCGCGAGCTATTGGAAGAAGGCAAGGTGGTGGCGATCTTCGGCGATGCGTTCCAGCTCCTGCCCATTGCCGCTCAGCGCAATGGTATCTTCAGCTTTGCCGGTGAGCCCTATTATGACGATCATTTCTTCGGGGATGGCATGGCCTTCGCCTATAAGGCTGGCCGGACAGATATCGGCAATCTGCTCAATTTCGGCCTGCAAAAACTCGCCCAGAGCGGTCGTCTGGCCGAACTCTATGCGCGGCACTTCGCCTTTGATGTTTACGCTTCCTATTGA
- a CDS encoding glycosyltransferase: MNFLNKAPDPAALEASALDQAAVAYGEHDREWRETPQSTKPVQPDLPSGLELSSWLPFHLSILDSLQTFKSPSLQQALKRAAQTGDPLIERWTREGKLDETLYFACAAKRLGVPFVAQPCTSGLYPLPDNWPLEKLRDLSWILIRPFAKLDHAPPVPDSLYLCAPHGKELDALAEKMALDPQFRQRVRITTPRQLRRLQRASASKAAMDHHVFRLKQTMPGLSAHGKFKPFHSYYLAIILFALIGCSLAFSSIGIGINLITIMIFLTMSILRLISVFRLPHTRTTQASRVISLLDTTKKTEASSDWPSYSVFVPLFREGRVVPDLIQSLCRLDYPRDRLTCYLLLEEEDEETRAALAKVTLPGFIELVDIPKGGPQTKPKALNYALSFVQSDLTVIYDAEDRPDPHQLKIAALHMLSGRPSLACLQAQLAVDNAHTNFLTRQFAVEYSALFDGLLPFLAFDQLVVPLGGTSNHFKTRVLKQIGGWDPYNVTEDADLGLRLSRFGYDIETIRSDTWEEAPESYAVWLKQRTRWFKGWMQTWIVHMRQPRHLYRKLGSDRFFSFHIMIGSMLLSTLVHPLYFLTFGITAWNLALYGSQNGSLFFVLLTINSINLALGYGGVMVLGRIWAGKRYGFGWRAILEMPLYWLLMTPAAWRALYQLIHDPHHWEKTDHGLSSTRSRLPNAKVSSGIKPSNMAILPKLGSHFKRRPFSMRRDPSTPKGTLQSITVSSKALENNLLGDSCEREVVIYTPHGHDGAGLPLLIDLVGFTAGGPAHVNWKNFGENVPERLDRLIASGEMPPAVVAFPDCFTRLGGNQYVNSAALGNWEDFLIEDMTPAIETQIGCGGPGKRGLFGKSSGGYGSILHAMKHADFWSAAACLSGDMAFELCYLPDMPNLLRALAKKNNSIERFLTEFEEGPKYDGKDIHALMTLAMAASYDPDPVSFFGIRLPVNMHDCSLIQERWANWLEWDPVLLADQHEVIANLKSLKGLWLECGYVDQYNLLYGARRLHSKLEAAGVDHIYEEFPDNHSSIDYRMDLCLPYLARALGE; encoded by the coding sequence ATGAACTTTCTGAACAAAGCCCCAGATCCAGCAGCCCTTGAAGCGTCGGCTTTAGACCAAGCCGCAGTCGCCTATGGCGAGCATGACAGAGAATGGCGGGAAACGCCACAGTCCACAAAACCCGTTCAACCCGACCTGCCTTCCGGGCTCGAGCTTTCATCCTGGTTGCCGTTTCATCTCTCCATTCTGGATTCCTTGCAGACTTTCAAAAGTCCCTCTTTGCAACAGGCCCTCAAGCGTGCCGCGCAAACGGGCGATCCTCTGATCGAGCGCTGGACACGGGAGGGCAAACTGGATGAAACACTTTATTTTGCATGCGCGGCAAAGAGATTGGGGGTTCCCTTTGTCGCGCAGCCATGCACCTCTGGCCTCTACCCCCTGCCTGATAACTGGCCGCTAGAGAAACTGCGTGATCTATCGTGGATCTTGATCAGGCCATTTGCCAAGCTGGATCACGCACCACCTGTGCCCGACAGTCTCTATCTGTGCGCCCCCCATGGCAAAGAGCTGGACGCTCTGGCAGAGAAAATGGCACTGGACCCGCAATTCAGGCAACGCGTACGGATAACCACTCCGCGGCAATTGCGGCGCCTGCAGCGAGCTTCCGCCTCAAAAGCGGCAATGGACCATCATGTGTTCCGGCTCAAGCAGACGATGCCGGGCCTGTCCGCGCACGGCAAGTTCAAGCCATTCCATTCCTATTATCTCGCGATTATCCTCTTCGCCCTGATCGGTTGCAGCCTTGCCTTTTCGTCCATCGGCATCGGGATCAATCTGATTACCATCATGATTTTCCTGACGATGAGCATCTTGCGGCTCATATCCGTTTTCCGCTTGCCCCACACCCGCACAACGCAGGCAAGCCGCGTTATCTCTCTGCTTGACACGACCAAGAAAACCGAAGCGTCTTCAGACTGGCCAAGCTACTCGGTGTTTGTGCCGCTTTTTCGGGAGGGACGCGTGGTTCCGGATTTGATCCAGTCGCTCTGCCGGTTGGATTATCCGCGCGACCGCCTCACCTGCTATCTTTTGCTGGAAGAAGAAGACGAGGAAACAAGAGCCGCCCTCGCCAAGGTCACGCTGCCTGGCTTTATTGAACTGGTTGATATTCCCAAAGGCGGACCACAGACCAAGCCCAAGGCGCTCAATTATGCACTCTCCTTTGTACAATCCGATCTCACCGTCATTTATGACGCAGAAGACAGGCCCGACCCGCACCAGCTGAAAATCGCCGCGCTGCATATGTTGAGCGGGCGCCCTTCCCTTGCCTGTCTGCAAGCCCAGTTGGCCGTTGACAATGCGCACACCAACTTTTTGACGCGTCAGTTTGCCGTGGAATATTCAGCGCTCTTTGATGGTCTTCTGCCCTTTCTGGCTTTTGACCAGCTGGTGGTGCCGCTGGGGGGCACGTCAAACCATTTCAAAACCCGAGTGTTGAAGCAGATCGGCGGCTGGGACCCTTACAATGTAACGGAAGATGCCGATCTTGGCTTGCGTCTTTCCCGCTTTGGCTATGACATCGAGACCATCAGAAGCGACACATGGGAGGAAGCGCCGGAAAGCTACGCTGTCTGGCTCAAACAAAGGACGCGCTGGTTCAAGGGCTGGATGCAGACATGGATCGTTCATATGCGCCAGCCCCGCCATCTTTATCGAAAATTGGGCAGCGACCGCTTTTTCTCGTTCCATATCATGATCGGCAGCATGCTTTTGTCAACGCTGGTGCATCCCCTCTATTTTTTGACATTCGGCATAACCGCCTGGAATCTCGCCCTCTATGGCAGCCAGAACGGCTCGCTGTTTTTTGTCCTGCTGACCATCAACAGCATCAATCTGGCGCTTGGCTATGGCGGCGTCATGGTGCTGGGGCGCATATGGGCGGGCAAACGCTATGGCTTTGGCTGGCGGGCCATATTGGAAATGCCCCTCTATTGGCTTTTGATGACACCGGCGGCCTGGCGCGCGCTCTATCAACTGATACATGATCCGCATCATTGGGAGAAAACCGACCACGGCCTGTCTTCAACACGCAGCCGTTTGCCCAATGCCAAGGTTAGCTCTGGTATAAAGCCATCCAATATGGCAATTTTGCCCAAACTTGGCAGCCATTTCAAACGGAGACCTTTTTCCATGCGCCGCGATCCCTCCACCCCCAAAGGCACCCTGCAATCCATCACCGTTTCTTCCAAGGCATTGGAAAATAATCTGCTGGGAGATAGCTGCGAACGCGAGGTTGTCATCTATACGCCCCATGGCCATGACGGAGCGGGCTTGCCATTGCTGATCGATCTTGTCGGTTTTACTGCCGGTGGACCTGCTCATGTGAACTGGAAAAATTTCGGCGAGAATGTTCCCGAGCGGCTGGATCGGCTCATCGCTTCTGGCGAAATGCCCCCTGCCGTGGTGGCTTTCCCCGATTGCTTCACCCGGCTTGGCGGAAACCAATATGTCAATTCCGCAGCACTTGGCAATTGGGAAGATTTCCTGATTGAAGACATGACCCCGGCCATCGAAACACAGATCGGCTGTGGCGGACCGGGCAAGCGTGGACTGTTTGGCAAATCATCCGGCGGCTATGGCTCTATCCTTCATGCCATGAAACATGCCGATTTCTGGTCGGCTGCGGCCTGCCTCTCCGGCGATATGGCCTTCGAGCTTTGCTATCTGCCCGATATGCCGAACCTGCTGCGCGCGCTGGCCAAGAAGAACAATTCCATCGAGCGGTTCCTGACCGAATTTGAAGAAGGTCCGAAATATGACGGCAAGGACATCCATGCTTTGATGACACTCGCCATGGCCGCCAGCTATGACCCGGATCCGGTTTCCTTCTTCGGCATTCGACTGCCGGTCAACATGCATGATTGCTCGCTCATCCAAGAGCGCTGGGCAAACTGGCTGGAATGGGACCCTGTGCTTCTGGCCGATCAGCACGAGGTGATTGCCAATCTCAAATCCTTGAAGGGCCTGTGGCTCGAATGTGGCTATGTTGACCAGTATAATCTGCTTTACGGCGCCCGCCGCTTGCACAGCAAACTGGAAGCCGCTGGCGTTGACCACATTTATGAGGAATTCCCCGACAACCATTCCTCCATCGACTATCGCATGGATCTCTGCCTGCCCTATCTAGCGCGGGCGCTTGGGGAATAG